From a single Haladaptatus cibarius D43 genomic region:
- the gcvH gene encoding glycine cleavage system protein GcvH gives MSFKVPNNLHYTVSHEWVERRDEVIRVGITDFAQDELGDIVFVELPEQGAAFKEGEEIGVIESIKAVSDIYAPVSGEIVTVNETVLNEPEYINDEPYQRGWMIEMVADDDLEHLLTPTEYRG, from the coding sequence ATGTCATTCAAAGTTCCAAATAACCTCCATTACACTGTATCGCACGAGTGGGTAGAGAGACGAGATGAAGTCATTCGAGTTGGTATTACTGACTTCGCTCAAGACGAATTAGGAGATATTGTTTTTGTAGAGTTACCCGAACAAGGAGCGGCGTTCAAAGAAGGTGAAGAAATTGGCGTGATAGAAAGTATCAAGGCTGTTTCGGATATATACGCCCCTGTATCCGGGGAAATCGTTACTGTGAATGAAACTGTCCTCAATGAGCCAGAGTACATCAATGATGAACCATACCAACGTGGATGGATGATCGAAATGGTGGCTGATGACGACCTAGAGCACCTCCTCACTCCAACAGAATATCGTGGATGA